The DNA window ATATTTCCCAGAAACATTTGTGCAGATTAATAATCTCAGTATCTTTCACTTTCAGAAAAAATGATGCTTCAGCACCCAGGACAAGGCTCTGCCGCCGAGGTCAGCGCAACTGCAATTGTTCCATGTCTGTCACCGACCATGGCCTTTGCCTTTGAAGACTTTACTAATTTGACACCTTTTGTTAAAGAAGAACTCCGGTTCGCAATCCAGAGCAAGCGCCTCATCACTCGGCCGCCTTGCAGCCTGGACAATGTGGTGGTAGCCGAAAGGCCGATTGAAATGACCATATCCAAGACAGAGGTAAGTTATAGCCACGATGAAACTTGGGGGTTaaacaaacatggctgcttcctacCCAAAGCACTGCCACCCCTGTCCAGTGGTTATCTCTGGTATGGCAGTTTagctccatggaagtgaatagggctgagctgcaataccacacataaccTGTAACCAAGTGTGGCACTGTGtccagaagaaagcagccatgtttttctaggtACAACGCCTTTAACCCTATATTGGTTACGATGAGCAACACCATCACATTTCATTTTCACCAATATTGATAAATCTCCTTTTCAACTAACTTTATTCATAAATCAACATCCTTTTCTCCTTTTTAGTTCATACCAgaagaagatgaaaggaaaaagaGGCGAAGGGAACGAAATAAGGTCGCAGCTGCCAAATGTCGAAACAAGAAGAAAGAGAGGACCGAAAGTTTACAGAAGGTGAGGGGTGACATTTTGTTGTGGACGATTTAACGTTATTTGAAGGGGTTAAATGGGGTTAGAAAGACATGGCTGCTTCTTTCTAACACAGCGCCACGCATCAcagtgggttgtgtctggtattgcagctcccttgaaatgaatggaacgaGGCTGTTGGTTGTTGGATCCCCCACCAATCTGTTTTCCttaagataggttatcaatatgtttagccttgaaaatccctttaaaaccggAGAACTTATGGGAGGTCCAAGCTTAAGGACCCCCGTCAATAGGGCCTGAACTTCCCCTTTAAAACGGCATGTATGTGTTACAGTATCCCTATACTCGCACACCATATAGCAAACAATGACCTCAAAGTCACATCTTCACAGTGGCCGCCTCCGACTATAGTTCAGCACTTGAAATTATTTAACTTTGCGGTTTTCTGTCCCGATATTACCTTTTCTTTCTATAACTAGGCGGCAGCGGCGAGATAGAAAGCCCTATTATTCCCAGAGTTTACTTAAGGCCACTACCAAAACCTCTAAGGTCTCGCTCACTTCTACTAAATGGCTTCTTGCAAGAATCAAAATCCAGATTGTATCCATTCGTCACAGTCCGATGTAATAGCAATTCCAGAGTATATGATCCCATCCGAAATAATGCACTTAATGGGTTTCACATGTGCCAGCCGATTCCTCAATGGCTTCCGTCTGCGCCATGTCGGCTGCACTGTAGGATTTTACCATCGGAAGGACTCGTAGAACAATCTGTATGCGCCGTATTTCTGTTTAGGCACATATGGCTCACATTTACTCCCGTTTATTCCGTCCAAATCctacatatacagtaataaaggAGTAGTCAGACAATACAATAGAGGGGCAAATGCCCCAAAATACAGACTGCAAGACATACCCTTACACGGGGTGGTTTTGGGGTTGGTCTAGTCTGCTAtaaagaaagggttaatattaATTTTGCTGTATATTATAAACAATGGCTatgggttaaaggagttttcctggaCCCCCACCCACCCAATTCAGTTACTTGAAGTGACGTCACGTTAATTGGTTACTTGGCTACTGGCAGCTTGGTCAgggctgtgataccaagcacagccactatacagtgtacggcgctgtgctcggTAAATAGTGTAGAAGCCACAGCTGTGGCAGGGGTATTGGGCGTCATATCCTGCtgatctaaggataggtcatcaaatatAAGCCTCAAAAtattttgaaatatatatatatataatgatattgTTTAGGATCAGTGGTGGTCTTGGGCAGGAAAGTCTACCTATAACTTTATAGATCCTAAATCCTTAGAAAGCTTAGGACTGTGATTTCTCTTACACATccatagtgtaatataataaaatTTAGTCTCCCTGcatctaccactagagggagctctatGCATACGGTAGTGATTTTTTGCAGGGATGTAAATTTATAAGCTTCACCTAGTGGTGACAAAGGGAATTATAACTTTTAACTGGATTTTTCCTATGCTCAGAGGGAGCACCCCTATCCTAAATGCAGAATCTATCATTTGCCAGCTCTAACTATACACTAAAATATTTTTCCTCCCTTTTTTCCAAAAAAGGAGTCAGAAAAACTGGAATCTATCAATGCAGAACTGAAAGCCCAGATTGAGGAACTGAAGAACGAGAAGCAGCACTTGATCTACATGCTGAACCTCCACCGACCCACCTGCATAGTCCGGGCGCAGAACGGCAGGACGCCAGAAGACGAGCGGAACCTCTTCATTCAGCAAATCAAAGACGGAACCCTGCAGAACTTAGTGTCCGAGGGCGTAAACTGAGCCGCTCTCTATTGTACAATACAAGGAACTTCATGAAATAAACTCTGACGCCCCCTGGGGGGCTTAAGTGTATCAGAGACAACCCTAGCGGAATCCTTGCAAGGAAAGAGCCTCGGTCTAAGCACCATCACAAGGTCGGAGCAGAAGGATTCAGCATTATCGTGTTTGAGAAGTTGCCGCCGATTTGGCGTACTGTCGCTGGGATCCATTCACTTGCTATTAGTATTGTCCTATAGCAGCACGATGGGTTTTTACTTTACACTTTGTGCAATTATTTTTTTATACGTTGCGGATCGCAGAAACGGGAAGGACAAAGAAGTCTAAAAATCAGTGTTCCGGAGGCAATAAGGAGCGAAGCCCACACAAAGCACCACGGACTGCCTTAACCTTACACATCTGAGGACCCATCACCTACATTTATTTTTTGGAATGGTGTCGTTCGCCTTGTGTCTTTGAGGAGGTCACTAAACTGATTATGTGTACGCCATGAATGCAGCCATTTTGTTTGTGGGTTATCCCTTGAGATCAATAGGATGTAATGAGGTGCGAGGTACTTGGCGCCTCAGACTCCACAGCATTGAATCTATTTGTGCCCATCTACTAGTGCCGTACAcgaagaccttattcacacctcTGCGTTTTATATACGTATTCGCATTTTACATGGACGCATCCATTCATGTCAATGTATTTATTCAGACAAAAAACGGCAgtgtgttcatttttttttcctcccacttCTGCATTGTCTGTGAATAAAAACGGATGTCATTCGCCTGTCATCTGTTTTTCACGACCCAAGACTTAGAAAAGCAAAGGAAATGTAATAAacgaaaaaaatgtatttttcacaAAAATGTGGACGTGTGAATAAGGCATTAAAGGAACGGCCTTGGATAAAATGGGGCAATACGAAAGACTTTTGTCTTTGTTGCTCAAAGCAACCTATCgagtagaggtttcatttcagcGGGGGACAATGATGAAGGATACACAGGCCTTGTtttctatagcaaccaatcacagcacagctttcaaatCCTACAGTGCTCTTGCAAAATGGAAGctgtgctctgattggttgctacaaAGGCCTAAGGCCTAAAATGTTCTTTTATAGGAGTAGTCACCCAAAATCACTTCAGTTATGTGAAATTGGTGCAGACACGCACCTCCTTATATCGAATATTGGGAGATTGTGTGCTGTGCCGTGTAACTGACATGcaaatatagcagagctgaatttgtcatagGCTGCCGCGTTATGTGACAAGCCGTGTAATGTAGCTCTGCTACGTCTGACAAGCTCGGCTCTGCTATGTCTgcgtacatatacatatatcggtcacacagatcacatattacataggacagactagatggccATTGTGCTCAATGCCATACTAAAGCACGTTCGAGGGTTGTCTGTCAAATTTGCCACATCTAACGAGTATGGGGCCCGGCCCTCTAACGAGTATGGGGCCCGGCCCTCTAACGAGTATGGGGCCCGGCCCTCTAACGAGTATGGGGGCCCGGCCCTCTAACGAGTATGGGTCCCGACTATGTAATGTATATGGGGCCCAGCCCTCTAACGAGTATGGGGGCCCGGCCCTCTAACGAGTATGGGTCCCGACTATGTAATGTATATGGGGCCCGGCCCTCTAATGAGTATGGGGGCCCGGCCCTCTAACGAGTATGGGTCCCGACTATGTAATGTATATGGGGCCCAGCCCTCTAACGAGTATGGGGGCCCGGCCCTCTAACGAGTATGGGGGCCCGGCCCTCTAACGAGTATGGGGGCCCGGCCCTCTAACGAGTATGGGTCCCGACTATGTAATGTATATGGGGCCCGGCCCTCTAACGAGTATGGGGGCCCGGCCCTCTAACGAGTATGGGTCCCGACTATGTAATGTATATGGGGCCCGGCCCTCTAACGAGTATGGGGGCCCGGCCCTCTAACGAGTATGGGGCCCGGCCCTCTAAAGTGTATGGAACccgactaaggcctcgttcacacggtgtcaCACGGTGTcgcatgaaatcaatgggagcgtgtacggcacgcaaagggtcccgcggcgtacacgtgccacatcacgtggcacgttacaccatgtgaacgaggcctaactaatgtgtatgggtcTGACCATTAATTGTACATGGATGCTTAGTTGGTTAGGGGAGATAATTCACCCCAAACCAATCGGATCAGACCGTAAAAAATGGATCCCGTCTGCGCCACATTTTCCATTAGACCGTGCCCTGCACATTTCACTTCTATCATAGGTCTCCATGCTGACGGTCTCCTGTACATATGGTGACTCTTCCACATTTGCTGCTTACCCATTGACTAAACAGATCtccttttccaaaaaaaaaaaatctcaaagtaTTAATCTAGATTTTATTGGACTACGACTCTCAGCAGGTCCCTTACTGGGACTTCAAAGTCAGTCAGCCATATTTAAAGGGGAAGATCCAGATTTCATATGTAGGCACCTTTAAGACAACTTTCTGGGTATTAAGATCTTCTAAGATGCTACATAACCTTTCATGTATTTTTCAATGTCTTTCGTGTGTAATGATGATGAAGCCAAAATTACCTCAGAGAGGCGACCTCCGCACACGAGCACCACGTGCCGCTCTGACATGTATGACCTCTTTATATTCTGTAACAGAACTGTCGTATTAGTACATGTTGGATGGAAGTTTGTCGttctttttcactgttttgtctgtgggggagggggcgaatggCAGCGTTAAACTGGaactaaacattaaaaaaatgaacAATATTCACGCGGGATTTGTGTAGCCGTATGTTTGTAGGTGATCTAGGAGGCCATGTATACCCTGATTTAAATTATAGGGGTGTTCAGTAGTCACCTGGGTGTTCTGCAAGTATTTAAAGGCATCAGTCTTAAAGGTAGAGTGCTTACGCAGTAATCCGGGGTGATTTAGAATATccttaaagggcaactccatCTCTAATGAAATTCACACCATGCGACTGTTACCATCAGGTATCGATTTTGTGTCCCTGAGCATAGTTGTCGCTAtcccttccttaaaggggttgtccagaacatGTATAGCTGCATACAATACACTGCCGCTAGTGGACATGAATTATTTCGGAGGTCAGAGGGCGTAGTATGTGATGTTGATGGGGTTTTGCAGAGCAACTTGTAAGGTCAGGTTCGTATAGGGTATAGAGTGGTaggtcttaaagggtttgtctaaaaaaaaaattcaactttttcTCCAGAAACAGCACCTCTCTAGGCttagtctggtattgcagctcaatccttCATGATTTGATACAACCCTTTTAATCGTGTGACCTCATGAAATATATGCCCTATACGATCCTGACTTTTAATGCTTGCTTTGATAGTAAAGAGGGAATGTCCCGCATTACCTACCAAATATAATCGTCTAGTTCCTGTTTTGCCCCCTTGAATGGCATTTGGAATCTGGGGGGGTCTTGAAAAATGGCAAAAATGGTCGTTGTGGACTTTACCTCTGTATTGGTTGGAATACAGGCGGCCCATTATATTGGTCTTAAGTTTTTGGGTGCCGTAGGCGTGAGGGCGCTACAGCTCAGCCAATCACGTTTAAGATAGAACAATCGGATGGGGTTGCAAATCCTCTGCAATCAGATTGTTATGTATCCGTATCAATGGAGAGGTAGAAAGAGCAGGAGAGGGGAAACCTCCAGTCACATCACTCGTAGACTCATCCTTTACTGTCCCcactatatatagaatatatccgGATATATTACATGTGACGCAGGCGTCatgttgtgtatttttttttttctttggcttTTGTTATTTCCATGCGTCTACTGGCATGTATGTTAACCatgttagcactatatatatgtataaatatattataatattattgttttttttgtcactttGTGTAACATCTGCAGGTTCAATTATCGTTGTGGTACTAAGTTTTACAGCGCTCACGATATTACAGATGTGAGAGGAATTGCATGTTTTAATGTATGTCCTAATTATAAGGTACTTTATTACCATTGTTTTCTATTATGAGGTTTTTGTGTTTTGATACTTTAATAAATACATGATTTAAAAACCAGCTCGCTTTTCTGAGGTTTGTGTTGCTGAGCGGTGAAATGacatgttaaaggggatgtcaagggaatgttttttttccaaaaaaaaacaaaaacgcaggtGAAGTATCTCACCAATCCCTCACTGGTCGCTGTTTATCAGACTACATAGCAAAACCTTTAGCCGTAGGTTCAGAACATGAATATATTATGAttattaatacacacagtgatgtcacagtacagggataatacacacagtgatgtcacagtacagagataatacacacagtgatgtcacagtacagggataatacacacagtgatgtcacagtacagagataatacacacagtgatgtcacagtacaggataatacacacagtgatgtcacagtacaggataatacacacagtgatgtcacagtacaggataatacacacagtgatgtcacagtacagggataatacacacagtgatgtcacagtacagagataatacacacagtgatgtcacagtacagagataatacacacagtgatgtcacagtacagggtaatacacacagtgatgtcacagtacagggataatacacacagtgatgtcacagtacagagataatacacacagtgatgtcacagtacagagataatacacacagtgatgtcacagtacaggataatacacacagtgatgtcacagtacagggtaatacacacagtgatgtcacagtacagggataatacacacagtgatgtcacagtacagagataatacacacagtgatgtcacagtacagagataatacacacagtgatgtcacagtacagggataatacacacagtgatgtcacagtacagagataatacacacagtgatgtcacagtacaggataatacacacagtgatgtcacagtacagagataatacacacagtgatgtcacagtacaggataatacacacagtgatgtcacagtacagggataatacacacagtgatgtcacagtacagagataatacacacagtgatgtcacagtacagagataatacacacagtgatgtcacagtacagggataatacacacagtgatttcacagtacagagataatatacacagtgatgtcacagtacagagataatacacacagtgatgtcacagtacagagataatacacacagtgatgtcacagtacagggataataaggaGAAACAGAATAGACATTTTTCTTCCCCTTAATCCTCTAATTAGATACATTGGTAATAGGTGATTGATCTGACAAATAATCCTCATACACAGTAAAATTTATTAAACTGCATTATCACAAATATATTTAATTTAGTCTCTAAAATGGATTCGTGTCAGTGACGGATCCACCTGTTGTTTTGGTTCTGAAAACTTTGCCACATAGAGAGAGAATGTATAGTGCTGACTACTTGTAAATAAAGCTGTAGTCAGAGGGACAGCGACACCTGCTGGTCAGATGGCAGTTACACAATGTGGCAGTGATCATAGAGTCATCACTTGTTTTTGAAACATAGCAGCCAAAACAAGTAGTAACTATGGTAGAATTAAAGGGGTCATAAAGACCATAAAACGAAAAAagcagcttgttgatggtttccaggtgGCTTATGAATTGGGAATGCTGCGGCAGTGGCACACACCATTCAGTTCTGTGAAGAGGTTGTTCCAGCAGCTGCATAGATGTGAATAGACCATTGGTCATGTATGCGCAACATCACGCCATTTACATGGGGCACTATGAGGAACTTGtggtttgcagacccccgagtataatgattggcggaccgggagaggtaagaaacataaaaaacactgttacttacctctccacgatcctgccaggcctccttcctagttgtctgacgtctctgacgtcccatgaacctggcctgcgtcctgggtcatgtgatgtcctacGTCATTGaaaaaggacggcagcggaggccgacagcgtaggagccgggggacaggtaagaaacagtagttttttatgtttttattcccccgggtccagagtatgataattgtttatgggtgtccacagtgggacataatactgtgtgcaggggccactatgggacataatactgtgtgcaggggccactatggggcataatactgtgtgcaggggccactatggggcataatactgtgtgcaggggccactaaggggcataatactgtgtgcaggggccactaaggggcataatactgtgtgcaggggccactaaggggcataatagtgtgtgcaggggccactatgggacataatactgtgtgcaggggccactaaggggcataatactgtgtgcaggggccactaaggggcataatagtgtgtgcaggggccactatgggacataatactgtgtgcaggggccactaagggatataatactgtgtgcaggggccactaaggggcataatactgtgtgcaggggccactaagggcataatagtgtgtgcaggggccactaagggacataatactgtgtgcaggggccactaaggggcataatactgtgtgcaggggccactaaggggcataatagtgtgtgcaggggccactatgggacataatactgtgtgcaggggccactaagggatataatactgtgtgcaggggccactaaggggcataatactgtgtgcaggggccactaagggcataatagtgtgtgcaggggccactaaggggcataatactgtgtgcaggggccactaagggcataatagtgtgtgcaggggcgactaaggggcataatactgtgtgcaggggcgactatggggcataatactgtgtgcaggggccactaagggcataatagtgtgtgcaggggccactaaggggcataatactgtgtgcagggtcgactaagggacataatactgtgtgcaggggccactagggggaatattagtgtgtgcaggggccactaaggggcttaatactgtgtgcagggtcgactaagggacataatactgtgtgcagggccactaaggggcataatagtgtgtgcaggggccactatgggggataatactgtgtgcagggtccactatgggggataatactgtgtgcaggggtgactaagggacataatactgtgtgcaggggccactcaggggcataatactgtgtgcaggggcctctaagggacataatactgtgtgcaggggccactaagggacataatactgtgtgcaggggccactaaggggcataatactgtgtgcaggggccactaagggacataatactgtgtgcaggggccactaagggacataatactgtgtgtaagggccactatgggggataatactgtgtgcaggggccactatgggacataatactgtgtgtaggggccactatgggggataatactgtgtgcaggggccactaagggacataatactgtgtgcagggtcgactaagggacataatactgtgtgcaggggccactaagggacataatactgtgtgcaggggccactaagggacataatactgtgtgcaggagccactaagggatataatactgtgtgcaggggcgactaagggacataatactgtgtgcaggggcctctaagggacataatactgtgtgcaggggccactaaggggcataatactgtgtgcaggggcctctaagggacataatactgtgtgcaggggacactaaggaacataatagagcgcgcaggaatgcagaggagggggtcggttgaggtcgtcggcgtcggttggggagggggccccatgtcaaaagttcgtgtATCTTATGCAGATTTCAGAAATTGGGACCTAAAACTGGGGTTTTTCTGCCGAATATTTGACTGTTCCGATAAGAGACGACCTCTACGACCAGATGATTCCAGTAGAACATCGGCTTGTCAGGTGCCATGAATCAGCAGGTCAGAGGAGCAGATGAGTTGTCACCTTAATTCCCCTTGTCCTGAACTAGCCAGTACAGAAGTCATTGTGGTCCATGGCCGGTCTAGACTAGTCAGGTCATCCGTTTCTCTTTCTGTTCCTCTAAAGATATTTTGGCTTTAGTTGTGTAATCCTATGTCGTGTAACGTTTTTACTACAATGTATGACTGGATTAGGATCTATATTACTCTGTTATATCACGGGGGGCAATTACTTTGTACCGTACAATCATAAGGCAAAAAAAAGTTCCTCCATGTTGACTGGAAGACGCATCACAGCGGAATCTTCTTTACTGTCCAGCAACCCGTAATATTCCTTTCCTGGCCTGTGGTCTCTGTGTCAATGTTCAGAAACCCAAGtacagtaatacagtatatagaagagggggagggggtgaggaagggagaagagaggagaggagaaggtgaGGAGGGAAGGGTAAAGACAAATAGATGGGGAGAGCAGAGAAGAAAAAtatggggagaggagaggaggagagaggaggaaaaGAGAGAAGGGGGAATGGAAAGAGAGAAAATGAGGGgatggggagaggagaggagggggatgcagctgcagactCTCATACAGTTTCAGTAGAACAAGATAAGAGGGAGAGATTGGAAATATTCTGCACACTTAGTAAGTGTAGAGGAAAACTAGCAAAGAGCAGGGAAAAGACCCAAAATCTACAGGCTACAGGCTACTTTTTTGGCTGTATGACATCTAAAGAATGGATTGTAacgtatactttttttttctgcaaacttTTAGAAATTGCACCAAGGTAAATAGATGAGCCCTGCTGATTTGCCCCATTTGTACAATGACACCAACACTGACATCACTACAGGGGTCACAACAGGCCCAAAAACCAAGGGGGGGGTCACAGGTCAATCTCAGATTCTTTGGTCTCCTATCTGATATCCTATAAAGGCCGGCACGTTGTGGCTCATACATTTATTATCCCTGtcttctggtgcactggagtgagattaATGATACACAGCCTGTCACTGTCAAAAAAGAGCAAATGGAAAAAGTAGCAACTgatcagcagcatatagtcaaggagggattctgtgcgGGTGGCTATGGCCCAATAGGGGGCACAATTACTATTTGGGGGTTCTGacaggggatgggaatgatgggaagcttgagTGCACAGACATGTTATGAACAAGTCTTCATGATGGTCTGGGcgcagatagagaaggaaaggaagaTATAAAATGTAACGCGGGCATGCAGCTGACGATTGTAAGGAGAACTTGCGGCGCAGGGGAACACTAGCTAAGCTTTTGGCCGTAGCAAGGCCGTGATCCTTAAGGTACGCCCCTAACAACAAAGATTGCAAGAAGACATCTACATGCTCTGCAAGGATGGAGGATGGACCTCAGGATTATCTGGTGAGTCCAAGGAACATAAATCCATCACTATCTCTGATACCAGCAACAAATGAACTTTTGCAAGGCCAAGGAAGACAG is part of the Leptodactylus fuscus isolate aLepFus1 chromosome 3, aLepFus1.hap2, whole genome shotgun sequence genome and encodes:
- the ATF3 gene encoding cyclic AMP-dependent transcription factor ATF-3 codes for the protein MMLQHPGQGSAAEVSATAIVPCLSPTMAFAFEDFTNLTPFVKEELRFAIQSKRLITRPPCSLDNVVVAERPIEMTISKTEFIPEEDERKKRRRERNKVAAAKCRNKKKERTESLQKESEKLESINAELKAQIEELKNEKQHLIYMLNLHRPTCIVRAQNGRTPEDERNLFIQQIKDGTLQNLVSEGVN